Sequence from the Sphingomonas sp. SORGH_AS_0950 genome:
GAGGCGATCCGCGCCCGGCTGGAAGCGGTCGGTGCCAGCTATGAATGGCATGAGGTGAACGGCCAGCACGCCTTTCTGCGCGACGAGGGGCCGCGCTACGACCCCGCGTTGTTCCTCCAGGCGATGCAATGGACCCTGGCGCTCTATGCGCGGGCGCTGCGTTGATCGCCCTTCGGTATCGTCCCGAAATCGCGGCACATTTGCGGATGTTTAACCCTTTGTGACCGATATGGGCGGAAACGAGACCGCCCTTCCATGATCCTTCGTCCCCCCTCGCTTCGTCGCGCACGCGCCCGGCGCTCGGTCCTGAGCGATCGGCGGGGGGCCGCGATCGTCGAATTCGCGCTGGTCGCGGCGCCGTTCCTCGCGCTGCTGCTGGCGATCCTGCAGACCAGCCTTGCCTATCTGGCGCAGGAATCGCTCGAAACCGCGGTCGAGGTCGCGGCGCGCGGCATCGTGACCGGACAGACCCAGTCGGCGGACATCAAGTCCCTGGCGCAGGGGATGACCCAGGCGCAGCTCGCCGAGCGGTTTCGCAAGTCGGGCTGCGCGCAACTGCCCATCTTCCTGTCCTGCTCGCGGCTCTATGTCGATGTGAAGAGCGCGCCCGGCGGCGGGCTGGCTATCGCGCCGCTCGATCTGCGTCTCGATGCCAATGGCAATCTGCGTCTCGATGCCAATGGCAAATTGTCCGCGCCGCTGTCCTATAGCCTGGGCGAGCAGGGGGCGGTCGTGATCGTGCGGTTCGTCTATGTGTGGCCGATGCGGATCACGCCGCAGCCCGATCTGAGCGGCAATGCCGGTTCGTCGATCCTGATGGCGACATCGGTGTCCAAGTCGGAACCCTATACGTGAGGCGGCGGGTCCTGGCGACGATGCGAGGCGACACGCGCGGGGTCGCCCTCGTCGAATTCGCGCTGATCCTGCCGGTGATGCTGTTGCTCTATCTGGGCGGCGTCCAGCTCCAGGACGGGATCGCCTGCAATCGCAAGGTGACGATCGCCACCCGCGCGGCGGCCGACCTGATCGCGCAGAACACGACCGGCATCATGTCGGCCGCCGAGGTCCAGGACAATCTGGTCGCGGCCGCGCAGGTGCTGCAACCCTATGCCGCCGACAAGGCGCGCTTCCGGATCACCGAGATCGCGACCGATGCCCGCGGCAACACGACCGTGCAGTGGAGCCGGGGACTGAACACCGCCGGCTATGCCGTCGGCACCACCCTTGCGGTTCCGGCCGCGATGCGCGGTGCGGGCACCTATTTCCTGCTCGCCGAGGTCAGCTACGCCTATTCCCCTCCGGTATCGTTCGGCACCATCGGCCCGATGACCTTCCAGGATCGTCTGTTCATGGTGCCGCGCAATACCGACAAGATCGATTGTTCGAACTGCCAATGATCCGTCGCATCCTGTCCGTCCGCCTGCTTCGCGCGGCGCTTCGCCATCGTCGCGGGAACGTGATGATGCTGTTCGCCCTGGCCCTGCCGGTGCTGACCTTCGCCATCGGCATGGGGGTCGACTATGCGCGCGCGATGAAGGCCCAGACCAAGCTCAACGCGATCGCCGATGCGGCGGCGCTCTCGGCGGTCAGCAAGGCCAAGCTGGGCGTCAGCGACAGCGATGCGGCAGCCTATGCGGCCCAGGTCTTCCAGGCGCAGGCCAAGGGCCTCGGCGGGGAGGGGGCCATCCAGATCACCGGGCTGACCGTGCAGGCGCCGACCGACGCCAACGGACGGCGCAACGCCACGGTGAAATACACTGCCACATCCTCGAACGCCTTCGCCCAGATATTGGGGCTCAAGACCCTGCCCATATCGGGCCTGTCGGCCACCACCAACGCGGTGGCGCCCGATATCGACTTCTACATGGTGCTGGACGTCTCGGCCTCGATGGCGCTGCCGACGACCTCGGCGGGGCTGGCCAAGGTGGCGCAGAGCAACAGCCAGGGCTGCAAATTCGCCTGTCATTCCCAGGCCGATCAGACCGGGCGCGATGCGAACGGCCGGATAACGGACCTGTACGGGGTCGCGACATCCTATGGCCTGACCCTGCGCATCGATGACGAGGGCACCGCCCTGTCGCGCCTGAGCACGAATATCCGCAGCGCGTCGAGCAAGAACGGCGCGGCATATCGGGCGGCGGTGGTGACCTTTCGCGGCAAGGGCGGCATCACCGTTCTGACGAAGCGGACATCGGACATGACGATCGTGGCCAGCAAGGCCAAGACGTTGAAGGTGCCGCTATACTACACCAACAACTGCCCGACCCGCGCCTGCGATCCGGACGAGGTCGGCTTTGGCGACAGGGACTCGGCGCATAGCGACATCCTGAGCTGGATGCGCGACAATATGGAAACGCCGGGCAGCGGCACCGACAACCAGGCTCCGCAGGGCGTGATGTTCATCGTCACCGACGGCATGCGGGACGAGGCCCGCGCCAATGGCCGACCCGAGGTGGCGATCGACACGACGCTTTGCGATGCGATCAAGGCCCGCAACATCCGTATCGCGGTTCTCTATACCGAGTATCTGCGCGAAGCGATGGACAACCACAGTTGGTCCCAGAAGAATGTCGCGCCCTATCTGTACCAGGTCGAACCGGCGTTGCAGAAATGCGCTTCGCCCGGCCTGTATACCAAGGTCACGACCGACCAGGACATCTTCGCCGCCATGGATGGCCTGTTCCAGAGCGCCGTGGCGACCGCGCGCATCACCCGGTAGGATGCGCGCGGGGCGCGGGGGCGCGGGGGCGCGGGGTCAGCCCGCCAGCGCCTCGACCTGTTCGGCCAGTTCCAGCCAGCGCATCTCGGCCGCGTCCTTCTCCTCACGCGCCTTTTCGATCGCCTTCATCAGCCGGTCGAACTGGGCGGGGTCCTTGGCATAGAGATCGGGGTCGGCCAGCTTCACCTCGTCGCGCGCGATGGCCGCTTCCAGCTCTTCGATCCGCTTGGGCAGCAGCTCGTAATCGCGCTGGTCCTTGTAGCTGAGCTTGGTCTTGGCCTGGACCGGCGCGGGGGATGCGGGGGCGGCGGCCTTGGCCGGAGCCTTCTTCTCCGCGACCGGTTTGCGCTTGGCGACCCAGTCGGCATAGCCGCCCGCCACCACATCGACCGTGCCCGACCCGTCCAGCCCCAGCGTCACCGTGACGGTGCGGTCGAGGAAGTCGCGGTCGTGGCTGACGATCAGGACGGTGCCGTCATAATCGCCGATCACCTCCTGCAACAGGTCGAGCGTTTCGAGGTCGAGGTCGTTGGTCGGCTCGTCGAGGACCAGCAGATTGGATTCGCGCGCGAACTCACGCGCCAGCAGCAGACGCGAGCGCTCGCCGCCCGACAGCGTCCCGATCTTCGCCTCGGCCAGCGAGGGGTCGAACAGGAACTCCTTGAGATAGCCGTGGATATGCTTGCGGACCCCGCGCACGTCGATCCAGTCGCCGCCGTCCGCCAGCACCTCGCGCACCCGCTTTTCCGGCGCCATCAGCTTGCGTTGCTGGTCGATGATGACGCCGTCGAGCGTCTTGGCGAGGAACACCGTGCCTTCGTCGGGCTCGATCTCGCCGGTCAGCAGCTTGAGCAGGGTGGTCTTGCCCGCGCCGTTCGCGCCGACCAGGCCGATCCGGTCGCCGCGCGTCACCTTCAGGCTCAGGTCCTTGATGATCGTGCGGTCGCCGTAACGCTTGGTGACATGCTCGGCCTTGATGACCTCCTTGGTCTTCACATCGTCCGACGCGATGCCCAGCTTCGCCGCGCCCTGCGGCCCGATCATCGCGGCGCGGGTGGCGCGCATCTGGTGCAGCTTTTCCAGACGGCCCTGGTTGCGCTTGCGCCGTGCGGTGACGCCGCGGTGGAGCCAATGCTCCTCGATCTTCAGCTTGGCGTCGAGCTTCTCGGCGGCGCGCTGTTCCTCGGCATAGACCTGTTCGGTCCACGCATCGAAGCCGCCGAAGCCGACCTCGTTGCGCCGCATCTGACCGCGATCCAGCCACAGCGTCGACTTGGTCAGCCGGGTCAGGAAGGTGCGGTCATGGCTGATGACGACGAACGCGCCGGTGAAGCGCTTCAGCCAATCCTCCAGCCATTCGATCGCGGCGAGGTCGAGATGGTTGGTCGGCTCGTCGAGCAGCAGCACGTCGGGGTTCATCGCCAGCGCGCGGACGATCGCGGCGCGCCGCTTCTCGCCACCGCTGGCGGTCGCGGCCTCGCGGGTCAGGTCGATGCCGAGCTGTCCGGCGATCGCCTCGGCCTCATAGCTTTCCGGCGCGCCCTCGCCCGACAGGACATAGTCCATCAGCGTGGCGCAGCCGGTCAAATCGGGGTCTTGCTCGAGATAAACGACATGGGTGCCGGGCACGATCATACGCCGCCCCTCGTCCGAATCGATGATCCCGGCGATCAGCTTGAGGAGCGTCGATTTGCCCGCCCCGTTACGCCCGATCAGCGCCAGCCGGTCGCGCGGACCGATATGGATGTCGAGATGCCGGAAGAGCCAGCCCGAGCCTTGCACAAGGCCCAGGTCTTCATAGGAAAGAACGGGTGCTGCCATGATGGATTGGCAGTTAGGCGCGAAGGGGGAACCCGGCAAGCGCTCCATGCGCTGTCGCACGGCTGCATGATCCATTCAGAGGCTGTTCAACGGTTTCCCGCTATGCCAGTTTCATGTCGATGACCGTCCTTCTGGCTCTGCTCGCCGCACCGATGGGTCCGCCGCCGATGATCGGGTCGCCCCCCGATCAACGTCGCGGCGACCAGATGCGCGCGGCCCAGGCCCGCCGGGAAGGCAATCTGTCGCTGCGCGAGATCGAGGCGCGGGTGGTGCCCACCATGCGCGATTCGCAATATATCGGCTTCGACTATGATGCGGGCGCGGCCATTTACACGCTGAAGTTCCTGCGCAATGGCACGGTCATCTGGGTGGAGGTCGACGGTCGCACCGGCCGCGTCATCGGCCGGACCGACGGGTGAGCGCGACCCCCGCCGGTTGCAATCGAACAACAGGAGTTTTGCGATGCGCGTTCTGATCGTCGAGGACGAGCCCAATCTCGGCCAGCAGTTGAAGTCCACGCTGGAGGGTGCGGGCTATGCCATCGACCTGGCCACCGATGGCGAGGAGGGGCATTTCCTGGGTTCGACCGAAAGCTATGACGCGATCGTGCTCGACCTGGGCCTGCCCGAGATTGACGGGCTGACCGTGCTCGACCGCTGGCGCAAGGAGGGCAAGACCATGCCCGTCCTCGTCCTGACCGCGCGCGACAGCTGGTCGGACAAGGTCGCCGGGCTCGACGCGGGCGCCGACGACTATGTCGCCAAGCCGTTCCAGACCGAGGAGCTGATCGCCCGTCTGCGCGCGCTGATCCGGCGCGCCAGCGGCAACGCCTCGTCCGAGCTGACCGCCGGCGACGTCCGCCTCGACACCCGTTCGGGCAAGGTCACGCGGGCGGGCGAGCCGGTGAAGCTGACCGCGCAGGAATATAAGCTGCTGTCCTATCTGCTCCACCACAAGGGCAAGGTGGTCAGCCGCACCGAGCTGATCGAGCATATCTACGACCAGGATTTCGACCGCGATTCGAACACGATCGAGGTGTTCGTGACGCGCATCCGCAAGAAGCTGGGCCAGGACGTGATCACCACCATTCGCGGCCTGGGCTACAGCCTGGACGATCCGGCGGCCGGGTCGGCGGGCGCGGCGGCCTGACCGGCGGCCGCACCGGGACATTGCCATGAAGGACGGTGCCACCCTGCGCCCGACGCGGCGTACCGGATCGCTGTCGCGTCGCATGATCCTGATCGCCGCGGGGTGGATCACGGTCCTGCTGGCGGGCGGCGGCTTCGCGCTCGACCGGGTGCTGGTGTCGGCGGTCACGCAGAATTTCGACGACCGGCTGGCCTATGTGCTGCGCTCGCTGCTCGTCTCGGCGGAGATCCAGCAGGGCGAGGTGTGGTTCAGCCGCGAGCCCGCCGACCAGGCGTTTCTGGAGCCGGGCTCGGGCGTCTATTGGCAGGTGTCGGCACCGGGGCGCGAGGCGTTTCCCTCGCGATCCCTGTGGGACCGGCAGCTGGCCTATGGCACGCCGCACAATGACGACAGCATCCACACCTATAACAGCGACCAGTTCCCCGAGGAAAAGCTGCGCATCGTCGAACGCGATGTGAAGCTGCCCGGGTCGGAGGTGCGCTGGCGGTTCCAGGTCGCGCAGAGCCGCCAGGGGCTGGACGCGCAGATCGCCGCGCTCCGGCGGACGCTGGTGCGCAGCTTCGCGCTGCTGGCGATCGGGCTGTTGCTGATGGCGGCGATCCAGACCTTCTACGGCCTTTATCCGCTACGCCGGGTGCGCGAGGATATCGCGGCGATGCGCGCCGGGCGGGCGGACCGGATTTCCGACGCCATGCCCGACGAGGTCGCGCCGCTGGTCGAGGAACTCAACGCGCTGGTCGAGCATAACGAGAAGCAGGCCGAGGAGGCGCGGCGGCATGCGGGCAATCTGGCGCACGCGCTCAAGACTCCGCTGACCGTCATCATGAACGCCGCCACCGCGCATGCCGACGATCTGGCCGAGACGGTGATCCGCGAGGCGCGAACGATGCGGCGGCAGGTCGACCACCATCTGGCGCGCGCCCGCGCGGTCGGGCGGCGCGGCTCGGCGCACAGCCGGGCGGAGGTCTGGCCCAGCCTGCAATCGGTCGAGCGCGCCGTCGGCCGCCTCTATCGCCACGCCCGGATCGATGTCGACGGGCCGAAGGACCTGGTCGTCCATGTCGAGCGCCAGGACCTGGACGAGATGCTGGGCAATCTGGTCGAGAACGCGGCCAAATATGGCGGCGGCAGCGTCTTCGTGACGGTGGCCGCGCAGGCCGGCTTCGTCGAGATCCTGGTCGAAGACGACGGCACCGGCATCCCCGAAAGCGAACGCGTCCGCATCTTCGATCGCGGCGTCCGGCTGGACACGGGCAAGCCTGGCACGGGACTGGGCCTCGCCATCGTGCGCGACGTGGCGGAGATTTACGGCGGCACCGTGTCGCTGGAGGAGAGCGAGGACCTGGGCGGCCTGCTGGTGCGGCTCAGGCTTCCGGCGGCGGTGACAGCGGTTTGTGATCCACTATGGGGCGATCCGGGTATTTCCCGGATTGCCGCTGGGCCGCTGATCCGTTAGCCGCCCCCGCCTGTCGATGCTCGGGGCATCGGCAACGGGGGAAATCCATGAAAATGATCAAGGGACTCGCGCTCGTCGCGGGTTTGTGTGCTGCGTCACCGGCGCTGGCCAAGGGCTTTGGTGTGGAGCTGAACGGCGCCAATGCGCAGGACCGCTGGGGCGGGGAAATCGGGCTGGGCTATGCTGTCGACATCGGACGACTCAGCCTGCGTCCGATCGGTGGTGTCTTCATCCATCATGACGAGAATAATCCCAATTCGCGGGACTATTTCAGTAACGGCCAGTCGCGGTGCCGTGCGCCCGATGGCCGTTTCACCAATGACGGGAACTGCCTCGCCATCGCGTTCAAGGGCTATGCCAAGGCAGAGGCTGTCTATGTCTTTCCACACAGTGTCGAGATCGGCGGCGGCGCACGGGTCAGCAGCGATGCCGTGCGCGGTTACGCCACGCTGGCCGTCCCGCTCAGCGAGCGGGCGCGGGTCAAGGCCAATGCCGGCGACCGCTATTACGCGCTCGGCGTGACCTTCGGCTTCTAACTTATGGAGTGGCGGCCCCGTCAGGCCGCCACCGTCTCCAGCGCATCCATCGCCCGCGCGGCGATGCCGATGGACCGTTTGCGCGCCTCGTGGTCGAAGATCGAACTGACCACCATCACCTCGTCCACCTTGCTCCGCTCGACAAAGGCGGCGAGCTGCCGTTCCACGGTCGCGGGCGCGCCGATCGCCGAGCAGGACAGGACATGGTCGAGGATCGCGGCCCCCTGCGCGCCCAGGCTCTCGCGATAGCCGGGGACGGGCGGGGGCAGCTTGCCCGGGTTGCCGGTGCGCAGCGCGACAAAGGCCTGTTGCTGCGAGCTCGCCAGCAGCTCCGCCTCTTCGTCGGTGTCGGCGGCGAAGACGTTGAACCCCGCCATCGCATGGGGCTTGTCGAGCACCGCCGACGGCCGGAAGTCGCGGCGATAGACGGCCAGCGCGTCGTCCAGCGCGTCGGGCGCGAAGTGCGAGGCGAAGGCATAGGGCAGGCCCAGCGCGGCGGCGAGCTGCGCGCCGTAGAGGCTCGATCCCAGGATCCACATTTGCGGCCGCGCGCCCGCGCCCGGCGTCGCGACGATGCCGGTCTGGCCGTCATCGGCGAAATAGCTTTGCAGCTCCATCACGTCGCGCGGAAAGCCATTGGGGTCGCTGTCCAGCGTCCGGCGCAGCGCGCGCGCGACGCGCTGGTCCGATCCGGGCGCGCGGCCCAGCCCCAGGTCGATCCGGCCGGGGAACAGCGCGTCGAGCGTCCCGAACTGTTCGGCGATGGTCAGCGGGGCATGGTTGGGCAGCATGATGCCGCCAGCACCGATGCGGATCGTCTTGGTCGCCTGCCCGACATGCGCCAGCACGACGGCGGTCGCGGCCGAGGCGATGCCGGTCATGCCGTGATGCTCGGCGGTCCAGTATCGGTGATAGCCGTTCGCCTCGGCATGAGCGGCCAGGTCGGCGGCATTGGCCAGCGCCTGCGCCACGGTGCCGCCCTGAATGACGGGCACCAGATCGAGCAAGGAATAACGTGTCATAAGAGCAAGATGGGGGTGACGCGCGCCCTTCGCCAGCCAAGACCGGGTATCAGAAGGTCAAGCCGTACTTCACCG
This genomic interval carries:
- a CDS encoding TadE/TadG family type IV pilus assembly protein — its product is MILRPPSLRRARARRSVLSDRRGAAIVEFALVAAPFLALLLAILQTSLAYLAQESLETAVEVAARGIVTGQTQSADIKSLAQGMTQAQLAERFRKSGCAQLPIFLSCSRLYVDVKSAPGGGLAIAPLDLRLDANGNLRLDANGKLSAPLSYSLGEQGAVVIVRFVYVWPMRITPQPDLSGNAGSSILMATSVSKSEPYT
- a CDS encoding TadE/TadG family type IV pilus assembly protein; the protein is MRRRVLATMRGDTRGVALVEFALILPVMLLLYLGGVQLQDGIACNRKVTIATRAAADLIAQNTTGIMSAAEVQDNLVAAAQVLQPYAADKARFRITEIATDARGNTTVQWSRGLNTAGYAVGTTLAVPAAMRGAGTYFLLAEVSYAYSPPVSFGTIGPMTFQDRLFMVPRNTDKIDCSNCQ
- a CDS encoding TadE/TadG family type IV pilus assembly protein translates to MIRRILSVRLLRAALRHRRGNVMMLFALALPVLTFAIGMGVDYARAMKAQTKLNAIADAAALSAVSKAKLGVSDSDAAAYAAQVFQAQAKGLGGEGAIQITGLTVQAPTDANGRRNATVKYTATSSNAFAQILGLKTLPISGLSATTNAVAPDIDFYMVLDVSASMALPTTSAGLAKVAQSNSQGCKFACHSQADQTGRDANGRITDLYGVATSYGLTLRIDDEGTALSRLSTNIRSASSKNGAAYRAAVVTFRGKGGITVLTKRTSDMTIVASKAKTLKVPLYYTNNCPTRACDPDEVGFGDRDSAHSDILSWMRDNMETPGSGTDNQAPQGVMFIVTDGMRDEARANGRPEVAIDTTLCDAIKARNIRIAVLYTEYLREAMDNHSWSQKNVAPYLYQVEPALQKCASPGLYTKVTTDQDIFAAMDGLFQSAVATARITR
- a CDS encoding ABC-F family ATP-binding cassette domain-containing protein; protein product: MAAPVLSYEDLGLVQGSGWLFRHLDIHIGPRDRLALIGRNGAGKSTLLKLIAGIIDSDEGRRMIVPGTHVVYLEQDPDLTGCATLMDYVLSGEGAPESYEAEAIAGQLGIDLTREAATASGGEKRRAAIVRALAMNPDVLLLDEPTNHLDLAAIEWLEDWLKRFTGAFVVISHDRTFLTRLTKSTLWLDRGQMRRNEVGFGGFDAWTEQVYAEEQRAAEKLDAKLKIEEHWLHRGVTARRKRNQGRLEKLHQMRATRAAMIGPQGAAKLGIASDDVKTKEVIKAEHVTKRYGDRTIIKDLSLKVTRGDRIGLVGANGAGKTTLLKLLTGEIEPDEGTVFLAKTLDGVIIDQQRKLMAPEKRVREVLADGGDWIDVRGVRKHIHGYLKEFLFDPSLAEAKIGTLSGGERSRLLLAREFARESNLLVLDEPTNDLDLETLDLLQEVIGDYDGTVLIVSHDRDFLDRTVTVTLGLDGSGTVDVVAGGYADWVAKRKPVAEKKAPAKAAAPASPAPVQAKTKLSYKDQRDYELLPKRIEELEAAIARDEVKLADPDLYAKDPAQFDRLMKAIEKAREEKDAAEMRWLELAEQVEALAG
- a CDS encoding response regulator transcription factor is translated as MRVLIVEDEPNLGQQLKSTLEGAGYAIDLATDGEEGHFLGSTESYDAIVLDLGLPEIDGLTVLDRWRKEGKTMPVLVLTARDSWSDKVAGLDAGADDYVAKPFQTEELIARLRALIRRASGNASSELTAGDVRLDTRSGKVTRAGEPVKLTAQEYKLLSYLLHHKGKVVSRTELIEHIYDQDFDRDSNTIEVFVTRIRKKLGQDVITTIRGLGYSLDDPAAGSAGAAA
- a CDS encoding ATP-binding protein, translating into MKDGATLRPTRRTGSLSRRMILIAAGWITVLLAGGGFALDRVLVSAVTQNFDDRLAYVLRSLLVSAEIQQGEVWFSREPADQAFLEPGSGVYWQVSAPGREAFPSRSLWDRQLAYGTPHNDDSIHTYNSDQFPEEKLRIVERDVKLPGSEVRWRFQVAQSRQGLDAQIAALRRTLVRSFALLAIGLLLMAAIQTFYGLYPLRRVREDIAAMRAGRADRISDAMPDEVAPLVEELNALVEHNEKQAEEARRHAGNLAHALKTPLTVIMNAATAHADDLAETVIREARTMRRQVDHHLARARAVGRRGSAHSRAEVWPSLQSVERAVGRLYRHARIDVDGPKDLVVHVERQDLDEMLGNLVENAAKYGGGSVFVTVAAQAGFVEILVEDDGTGIPESERVRIFDRGVRLDTGKPGTGLGLAIVRDVAEIYGGTVSLEESEDLGGLLVRLRLPAAVTAVCDPLWGDPGISRIAAGPLIR
- a CDS encoding LLM class flavin-dependent oxidoreductase: MTRYSLLDLVPVIQGGTVAQALANAADLAAHAEANGYHRYWTAEHHGMTGIASAATAVVLAHVGQATKTIRIGAGGIMLPNHAPLTIAEQFGTLDALFPGRIDLGLGRAPGSDQRVARALRRTLDSDPNGFPRDVMELQSYFADDGQTGIVATPGAGARPQMWILGSSLYGAQLAAALGLPYAFASHFAPDALDDALAVYRRDFRPSAVLDKPHAMAGFNVFAADTDEEAELLASSQQQAFVALRTGNPGKLPPPVPGYRESLGAQGAAILDHVLSCSAIGAPATVERQLAAFVERSKVDEVMVVSSIFDHEARKRSIGIAARAMDALETVAA